One region of Intestinimonas massiliensis (ex Afouda et al. 2020) genomic DNA includes:
- a CDS encoding response regulator transcription factor: protein MLKVVVVEDEELVRKGIVLAVDWASVGCAVVGEAANGQEGLEVIARYRPDLIVTDIKMPRLDGLEMVRQLRAQGNRAYVILLTAYSDFSYAQAAVKLGAVDYLLKPFRDGELEAVVERIQRREREERHPASPAGPEELRGKSKYVMEALNYISEHYNDPEIGVSSIAGHLGVSESHLSHVFKKETSYTLSGYLTSYRMHKAMELLKDCRSKVYEVAEQVGYRDITYFSSTFKKAVGFSPSEFQRRCQ, encoded by the coding sequence ATGCTAAAGGTGGTCGTCGTGGAGGACGAGGAGCTGGTCCGCAAGGGTATCGTTCTGGCGGTGGACTGGGCCTCTGTGGGCTGCGCCGTGGTGGGGGAGGCCGCCAACGGCCAGGAGGGACTGGAGGTCATCGCACGCTACCGCCCCGACCTCATCGTTACCGACATCAAGATGCCCAGGCTGGATGGACTGGAGATGGTACGGCAGCTCAGGGCCCAGGGCAACCGGGCCTATGTGATCCTCCTCACCGCCTACAGCGACTTCTCCTATGCCCAGGCGGCGGTGAAGCTGGGGGCGGTGGACTATCTGCTCAAGCCCTTCCGCGACGGGGAGCTGGAGGCCGTCGTCGAGCGTATCCAGCGCCGGGAGCGGGAGGAGCGGCATCCGGCGTCCCCCGCCGGTCCCGAGGAGCTCCGGGGCAAAAGCAAATATGTTATGGAGGCCCTCAACTACATCTCCGAGCACTACAACGACCCGGAGATCGGGGTGAGCTCCATCGCCGGCCATCTGGGCGTCAGCGAGAGCCATCTGAGCCATGTATTCAAAAAGGAAACCTCCTATACCCTGTCCGGCTACCTGACCAGCTACCGGATGCACAAGGCTATGGAGCTGCTCAAGGACTGCCGCAGCAAGGTCTATGAGGTGGCCGAGCAGGTGGGCTATCGGGATATCACTTATTTCAGCAGCACCTTCAAAAAGGCGGTGGGGTTCTCTCCCTCGGAGTTCCAGCGCCGGTGCCAGTGA
- a CDS encoding sensor histidine kinase — protein MRDFLNRSFRTKLLVSFLLIGMVPLLLCTVLMLGIFQSSLHRSVADTAQTQLDALCGDLDGLLDACAQVMDRLRSSGRVRSALDSGHTDMAQDIYSILYDTASPLLNDAAFSLFDAGGSRLYATASLSGGGCLSVDWGLLKAARRSPDIVYRDVDDFGQGGAGSLLQAACAVREGERVVGYVVLDLTQRHFERLFEKRTGSAGGVLVLDAFWDEVYASASLRDAGLAPVLRERLLAGLALDGGGEYSYYVRPGGAGGLCLILQQPKPLAGWVMRLLYLVAGVAILLCLGLCAAVSMGMSRQLFAPIRALNSAMEEVERGNLDARVEPRGADEMAQLAGRFNRMTRRLEENLEQSLRQQRELNDAQIRMMQAQLNPHFLYNTLDTVKWLGKIHQVPEVATISADLADILRSSITNDEFVPLEQELRLLDRYVEIQRIRFSGTFQLRTQVDDGLLDVLVPKLMLQPLVENAIIHGFEDSDGGEIVVSAREEPGHLLITVSDDGRGMSEESLRNFQAQILPGPGRHLGLHNVDAILRLHYGPDNGLRFVPTGGRGTCVRITLPITRREVPSC, from the coding sequence ATGAGGGACTTTCTCAACCGCTCCTTCCGCACCAAGCTGCTGGTGAGCTTCCTGCTGATCGGCATGGTGCCATTGCTGCTGTGTACCGTCCTCATGCTGGGCATCTTCCAGTCCTCCCTTCACCGCAGCGTGGCCGATACCGCCCAGACGCAGTTGGACGCCCTGTGCGGCGACCTGGACGGCCTGCTGGACGCCTGCGCTCAGGTGATGGACCGCCTCCGGAGCAGCGGACGGGTCCGCAGCGCCCTGGACTCCGGCCACACCGACATGGCTCAGGATATCTACTCCATCCTCTACGATACCGCCAGCCCCCTGCTCAACGACGCCGCCTTTTCCCTCTTTGACGCCGGCGGCAGCCGTCTTTACGCCACCGCTAGCCTCTCCGGCGGCGGCTGCCTCAGCGTAGACTGGGGCTTGCTCAAGGCCGCCCGGCGCTCCCCGGATATCGTCTACCGGGATGTGGACGACTTTGGCCAGGGCGGCGCGGGCAGCCTCCTCCAGGCCGCCTGCGCGGTTCGGGAGGGGGAGCGGGTGGTGGGCTATGTGGTCCTGGACCTGACGCAGCGGCACTTCGAGCGGCTCTTTGAGAAGCGGACAGGCTCCGCCGGCGGCGTACTGGTGCTGGACGCCTTCTGGGACGAGGTGTACGCCTCCGCCAGTCTGCGGGACGCTGGGCTGGCTCCCGTCCTGCGGGAGCGGCTGCTCGCCGGCCTGGCGCTGGACGGGGGTGGAGAGTACTCCTATTACGTCCGGCCCGGCGGCGCCGGCGGCCTCTGCTTGATTCTCCAGCAGCCAAAACCCTTGGCCGGATGGGTCATGCGCCTGCTGTATCTGGTGGCCGGAGTGGCCATCCTGCTGTGCCTGGGCCTGTGCGCCGCCGTCTCCATGGGCATGAGCCGTCAGCTTTTTGCACCCATCCGTGCGCTCAACAGCGCCATGGAGGAGGTGGAGAGAGGCAATCTGGACGCCCGGGTGGAGCCCCGGGGCGCCGACGAGATGGCCCAATTGGCCGGGCGCTTCAACCGGATGACCCGGCGGCTGGAGGAGAACCTGGAGCAGTCCCTGCGCCAGCAGCGGGAGCTCAACGATGCCCAGATCCGGATGATGCAGGCCCAGCTCAACCCCCACTTCCTCTACAATACCCTGGACACGGTCAAGTGGCTGGGCAAGATCCACCAGGTCCCCGAGGTGGCCACCATCTCCGCTGACCTGGCCGACATCCTGCGCAGCAGCATCACCAACGACGAATTTGTCCCCCTGGAGCAGGAGCTGCGGCTGCTGGACCGCTATGTGGAGATCCAGCGCATCCGCTTCTCCGGCACCTTCCAGCTCCGCACCCAGGTGGACGACGGCCTGCTGGATGTGCTGGTGCCCAAGCTGATGCTCCAGCCTCTGGTGGAGAACGCCATCATCCACGGGTTTGAGGACAGCGACGGCGGCGAGATCGTGGTCTCGGCCCGGGAGGAGCCGGGCCACCTCCTGATCACCGTCTCCGACGACGGCCGCGGCATGTCGGAGGAGAGCCTGCGCAATTTTCAGGCCCAGATCCTGCCCGGCCCGGGGCGTCACCTGGGTCTGCACAATGTGGACGCCATCCTGCGGCTGCACTACGGGCCGGACAACGGCCTGCGCTTCGTCCCCACGGGCGGCCGGGGCACCTGTGTGCGCATTACCCTGCCCATTACGAGAAGGGAGGTCCCCTCATGCTAA
- a CDS encoding ABC transporter substrate-binding protein, with protein MKKIGLLLALLGALAACAVPADEATAALAPGRDARLTLYTSHKQAVYGPIVKEFQEETGIWVEVITGGTNELLERIAAEAEQPVCDVMFGGGVESLCAYESCFEPYACAGADRLREGLRPEGDAWTPFSSLPLVFIYNPKLVEPDQLTGWADLIDPRWKGKIAFADPTVSGSSYTAALTLLSCLPGDDWELLEQFAANLDGDILADSGDVVGAVANGSRYLGVTLEETALKGLGQGAEIAVFLPAEGTSAVPDGSALVAGAPHAENAKAFLEFVQSRDVQELVVSQFSRRSVRTDVHDPDSLPPVEELDVIDYDVHWAAGLKEEFTARWLALCGEERA; from the coding sequence GTGAAGAAGATCGGACTGCTGCTGGCCCTTCTGGGAGCTCTCGCGGCCTGCGCCGTCCCGGCGGATGAGGCCACCGCCGCCCTGGCCCCCGGCCGGGACGCCCGGCTGACCCTCTATACCTCCCACAAGCAGGCGGTCTACGGCCCCATCGTCAAGGAGTTTCAGGAGGAGACCGGTATCTGGGTGGAGGTGATCACCGGCGGCACCAACGAGCTGCTGGAGCGCATCGCTGCCGAGGCCGAGCAGCCGGTCTGCGACGTGATGTTCGGCGGTGGGGTGGAGAGCCTGTGTGCCTATGAGAGCTGCTTCGAGCCCTACGCCTGCGCCGGGGCGGACCGGCTGCGGGAGGGGCTGCGGCCGGAGGGCGACGCATGGACGCCCTTTTCCTCATTGCCCCTGGTCTTTATCTACAACCCCAAGCTGGTGGAGCCCGACCAGCTCACCGGCTGGGCCGATCTGATCGACCCCCGGTGGAAGGGCAAAATCGCCTTCGCCGACCCCACCGTGTCCGGCTCCAGCTATACGGCGGCCCTCACGCTGCTGTCCTGTCTGCCCGGCGACGATTGGGAGCTGCTGGAGCAGTTCGCGGCCAACCTGGACGGTGACATTCTGGCCGACTCCGGCGACGTGGTGGGCGCGGTGGCCAACGGCAGCCGGTATCTGGGCGTCACCCTGGAGGAGACCGCGCTCAAGGGGCTGGGTCAGGGGGCGGAGATTGCCGTCTTCCTCCCCGCTGAGGGCACCAGCGCCGTCCCGGACGGCAGCGCTCTGGTGGCCGGGGCCCCCCATGCGGAAAACGCCAAGGCCTTTCTGGAGTTCGTCCAGAGCCGGGACGTGCAGGAGCTGGTGGTCAGCCAGTTCTCCCGCCGCTCGGTCCGCACCGACGTCCACGACCCTGACAGTCTGCCGCCGGTGGAGGAGCTGGACGTCATCGACTACGACGTCCACTGGGCTGCGGGGCTGAAAGAGGAATTCACCGCCCGGTGGCTGGCACTGTGCGGGGAGGAACGGGCATGA
- a CDS encoding HAD family hydrolase, which yields MVRLIASDIDGTLIPYGAAALDPALFGLIRRLRDRGVLFCPASGRQYHSLRGLFAPVADAVCFLCENGAILYGPGPEETAPVLSRTPMPREPALALARAIQTLEGCRVLLSGANTSYICDSDEGYIAYLREGKGNRVTRIADPGEIDEAILKVSAYCPQGTHGPQRVLGPVWGAPFHMAAAGPDWVDFGLADKGKGLRELCAGLGIHPEEVVAFGDNWNDAAMLETAGTAWLMEGADPALAARFPRRCTSVAAVLEALLVSAT from the coding sequence ATGGTCAGGCTCATCGCCAGCGATATTGACGGCACGCTCATCCCCTATGGCGCCGCCGCCCTGGACCCCGCCCTTTTCGGACTCATCCGGCGGCTGCGGGACCGGGGCGTCCTGTTCTGCCCGGCCTCCGGGCGGCAGTATCACTCCCTGCGGGGGCTGTTCGCCCCGGTGGCCGACGCGGTCTGCTTCCTGTGCGAAAACGGCGCTATCCTTTACGGTCCCGGCCCGGAGGAGACCGCCCCCGTCCTGTCCCGGACCCCCATGCCCCGGGAGCCGGCCCTGGCTCTGGCCCGGGCCATTCAGACTCTGGAGGGCTGCCGGGTGCTGCTCTCCGGCGCCAACACCAGCTATATCTGCGACTCCGACGAGGGGTATATCGCCTATCTGCGGGAGGGCAAGGGCAACCGGGTGACCCGGATCGCTGACCCGGGTGAGATCGACGAGGCGATCCTCAAGGTCTCTGCCTACTGCCCGCAGGGCACCCACGGGCCCCAGCGGGTCCTGGGCCCGGTGTGGGGAGCGCCCTTCCACATGGCCGCCGCCGGGCCCGACTGGGTAGACTTCGGCCTGGCGGACAAGGGCAAGGGCCTTCGGGAGCTGTGTGCCGGGCTGGGGATCCACCCTGAGGAAGTCGTAGCCTTTGGGGACAACTGGAACGATGCGGCCATGCTGGAGACGGCGGGGACGGCCTGGCTGATGGAGGGGGCCGACCCGGCTCTGGCCGCCCGTTTTCCCCGCCGCTGTACCAGCGTGGCGGCGGTGCTGGAAGCGCTGCTCGTTTCCGCCACATGA
- a CDS encoding ABC transporter ATP-binding protein has translation MPEIILTHVTKRWDKFYAVDDLNLVIDDNAFVTLLGPSGCGKTTTLRMIAGLETPTSGRITIGDKVVFDSDAGINIPPNKRKVGFLFQNYALWPNMTVYQNIAFGLGNIKEELPKFDLEARRTAALIRILQRPDDVVRTIRECVDKKGRLDVNKAHIKLIDRYEISLHTAKTLMGYKLHESMEPVTVAKARLEQLEKALESARAACAAQGCTFREDFAYLKDGVPVTGVRKLSPEEIDLSVRRVARIVKIGMFMDRYPSELSGGQQQRVAIARTLAPEPAVLFMDEPLSNLDAKLRLEMRSELQRLHIDTGSTFIYVTHDQMEAMTLATKICLIDNGVLQQYDAPLDVYNKPNNLFVADFVGNPAINFMEAKGHQAPDGTVELEVFAGTRLAFTPRTPLDLPDWFARADAQDAEKKAAEQAKQSQKGHVEKGNKDTPFRCHIAKVNETEDFGDEAVLSDEDFVLGVRPEFLSISEHGALEAEVYSAMPTGMETTVKLRIGEYLLTGVIFGGVLYQIGQKVRVDFEGDHMVLFSRKNGRIITQGSLSVRSAR, from the coding sequence ATGCCTGAGATTATACTCACCCACGTGACCAAGCGCTGGGACAAATTCTACGCCGTGGACGACCTGAATCTGGTCATCGACGACAACGCCTTCGTCACGCTGCTGGGCCCCTCGGGCTGCGGCAAGACCACCACGCTGCGCATGATCGCCGGGCTGGAGACCCCCACCAGCGGCCGCATCACCATTGGCGACAAGGTGGTGTTCGACTCCGACGCCGGCATCAACATCCCGCCCAATAAGCGGAAGGTGGGCTTCCTGTTCCAGAACTACGCCCTGTGGCCCAACATGACAGTCTACCAGAACATCGCCTTCGGTCTGGGCAACATCAAGGAGGAGCTGCCCAAGTTTGACCTGGAGGCCCGCCGGACCGCCGCCCTCATCCGCATCCTGCAAAGGCCGGACGACGTGGTTCGGACCATCCGGGAGTGTGTGGACAAAAAGGGCAGGCTGGACGTGAACAAGGCCCATATCAAGCTCATCGACCGCTATGAGATCTCCCTCCACACCGCCAAGACCCTGATGGGCTACAAGCTCCACGAGTCTATGGAGCCGGTCACCGTGGCCAAGGCCAGACTGGAGCAGTTGGAAAAGGCGCTGGAGAGCGCCCGGGCGGCGTGCGCCGCCCAGGGCTGCACCTTCCGGGAGGATTTCGCCTACCTCAAGGACGGCGTGCCTGTGACCGGCGTGCGCAAGCTCTCCCCGGAGGAGATCGACCTCTCGGTCCGCCGGGTGGCCCGCATTGTCAAAATCGGCATGTTCATGGACCGTTATCCCTCCGAGCTCTCCGGCGGACAGCAGCAGCGGGTGGCCATCGCCCGCACCCTGGCCCCCGAGCCCGCGGTACTCTTTATGGACGAGCCGCTGTCCAATCTGGACGCCAAGCTGCGGCTGGAGATGCGCTCGGAGCTCCAGCGGCTGCACATCGACACCGGCTCTACCTTTATCTACGTCACCCATGACCAGATGGAGGCCATGACCCTGGCCACCAAGATCTGTCTCATCGACAACGGCGTGCTCCAGCAGTACGACGCCCCCCTGGACGTCTATAATAAGCCCAACAACCTCTTTGTGGCCGACTTCGTGGGCAATCCGGCCATCAACTTCATGGAGGCCAAAGGCCATCAGGCCCCCGACGGCACGGTGGAGCTGGAGGTCTTTGCGGGCACCCGGCTCGCTTTCACGCCCCGCACGCCCCTGGACCTGCCGGACTGGTTTGCCCGGGCCGACGCCCAGGACGCGGAGAAAAAGGCGGCAGAGCAGGCCAAACAGAGCCAAAAGGGCCATGTGGAGAAGGGAAACAAGGACACCCCCTTCCGCTGCCACATCGCCAAGGTCAACGAGACGGAGGATTTCGGGGACGAGGCCGTCCTCTCCGACGAGGACTTCGTGCTGGGTGTCCGGCCTGAGTTCCTGTCCATCTCGGAACACGGCGCGCTGGAGGCCGAGGTCTACAGCGCCATGCCCACCGGCATGGAGACCACCGTCAAGCTGCGTATTGGGGAGTATCTGCTCACCGGCGTCATCTTCGGCGGCGTGCTCTATCAGATCGGCCAGAAGGTGCGGGTGGACTTTGAGGGGGATCATATGGTATTATTTAGCCGTAAGAACGGCCGAATCATCACCCAGGGGTCCCTCTCCGTCCGGTCCGCCCGGTGA